In a single window of the Bacillus clarus genome:
- a CDS encoding ABC transporter ATP-binding protein has protein sequence MQKALETKSLTLSYGETIIIDELNLEIPKGEITIFIGSNGCGKSTLLRSLARLLKPTSGDILLEDKAIQNMQTKQIARQMAILPQGPQAPEGLTVLQLVKQGRYPYQTWLKQWSEKDEEMVQKALAATGMTEFAERDVHALSGGQRQRAWIAMTLAQDTDIILLDEPTTYLDMTHQIEVLDLLFELNETEQRTIVMVLHDLNLACRYADNIVAIQDKQIYAQGKPEEVVDQKLVRDVFRMECQIATDPLFGTPLCIPQGRGRRLLPEAAQAMR, from the coding sequence ATGCAAAAAGCATTAGAGACGAAATCGTTAACGCTGTCTTATGGTGAAACAATTATTATTGATGAATTGAATTTAGAAATTCCAAAGGGAGAAATCACAATTTTCATCGGTTCTAACGGTTGTGGAAAATCCACTTTATTACGTTCACTAGCTAGATTGTTAAAGCCAACATCAGGTGATATTTTGTTAGAAGATAAAGCGATTCAAAATATGCAAACGAAGCAAATAGCTCGTCAAATGGCAATTTTACCACAAGGACCTCAAGCACCAGAAGGACTTACAGTATTGCAACTTGTAAAGCAAGGGCGTTACCCATATCAAACATGGCTTAAGCAATGGTCAGAAAAAGATGAGGAAATGGTACAAAAAGCACTTGCCGCAACAGGTATGACAGAATTTGCTGAGCGTGATGTTCACGCCCTTTCAGGTGGACAACGTCAACGTGCCTGGATTGCAATGACTCTTGCACAAGATACAGATATTATTTTACTAGATGAGCCAACTACATATTTAGATATGACTCATCAAATTGAAGTGCTAGATTTATTATTCGAATTAAATGAAACAGAACAAAGAACAATTGTTATGGTATTACATGATTTAAATTTAGCATGTCGCTATGCAGACAATATTGTAGCAATTCAAGACAAACAAATATATGCACAAGGTAAACCAGAAGAAGTTGTGGACCAGAAATTAGTACGTGATGTATTCCGCATGGAATGTCAAATTGCTACTGACCCGTTATTTGGAACACCACTTTGTATCCCGCAAGGAAGAGGAAGACGGTTACTGCCAGAAGCGGCTCAGGCAATGAGATAA
- a CDS encoding L-threonine 3-dehydrogenase — translation MKKILVTGSLGQIGSELVMKLRDVYGASNVIATDIRETDSDVVKSGPFETLDVTDGQKLHDIAKRNEVDTIIHLAALLSATAEKNPLFAWNLNMGGLVNALEAARELNCKFFTPSSIGAFGPTTPKDNTPQDTIQRPTTMYGVNKVAGELLCDYYYQKFGVDTRGVRFPGLISYVAPPGGGTTDYAVEIYYEAIKKGAYTSYIAEGTYMDMMYMPDALQAIISLMEADPNKLVHRNAFNITAMSFEPEQIAASIRKHIPAFTMDYAVDSARQTIADSWPNSIDATAAMKEWGFKAEYDLDKMTTDMLAKLKKKLTAELVMN, via the coding sequence ATGAAAAAAATTCTAGTAACCGGTTCTTTAGGGCAAATTGGTTCTGAACTTGTAATGAAACTTCGTGATGTATACGGTGCATCGAACGTTATTGCAACAGATATTCGCGAAACGGATAGCGACGTAGTAAAGTCTGGCCCATTTGAAACATTAGATGTGACAGATGGACAAAAATTACATGATATTGCAAAGCGTAATGAAGTGGATACAATTATTCATTTAGCGGCTTTACTTTCAGCAACAGCAGAAAAAAATCCATTATTTGCTTGGAATTTAAATATGGGCGGACTTGTAAATGCATTAGAAGCAGCACGCGAATTAAACTGTAAGTTTTTCACGCCAAGCTCTATCGGTGCATTTGGTCCAACAACGCCGAAAGATAATACACCACAAGATACAATTCAACGTCCTACTACGATGTATGGGGTAAACAAAGTAGCAGGAGAATTACTATGTGATTACTATTATCAAAAATTTGGTGTTGATACACGCGGGGTACGTTTCCCAGGCTTAATTTCTTACGTAGCTCCTCCAGGAGGCGGAACAACTGATTATGCAGTTGAAATTTATTACGAAGCAATTAAAAAAGGTGCATACACCTCGTACATTGCTGAAGGAACATACATGGATATGATGTATATGCCTGATGCTTTGCAAGCTATTATTTCATTAATGGAAGCTGATCCAAATAAATTAGTACATCGTAATGCGTTCAACATTACAGCAATGAGCTTTGAGCCAGAGCAAATCGCAGCATCAATTCGTAAACACATCCCGGCGTTTACAATGGATTACGCTGTAGACTCAGCTCGTCAAACAATCGCTGACAGCTGGCCAAATTCTATTGATGCAACTGCAGCAATGAAAGAGTGGGGCTTTAAAGCAGAATACGATTTAGATAAAATGACAACTGATATGCTGGCGAAGTTAAAAAAAAAGCTCACAGCTGAGTTAGTGATGAATTAA
- a CDS encoding vWA domain-containing protein, with product MRQIFSDKKIDASLFLQMENLMYALLKEEDAYLEYGYKAYYDEIEKKVVISHFWDDRKEEDTVIGLKSEVFLKALGNKHYSDMTLIRSYAIELQESPLKKFLTQLFVLLEDLRVEEIVKSLRPGTKHIFKRRKEMYRNYFSSQNEMNRVRNYHGDRLFCLCYLSLTSDKYEMFNNEYFEQTEAILHEAFQARNTEDVMYIVEKIRYRLEGFLENDMLNNYFGHAPLYLSVIAEEKDGRVEDLANDDTQIVDDDNKNKINESFSTWHRENKNNENENFLRFELESGTKTNMMGDTARESEDGDQALGSVQGTSQKSTQSNFDGADTEEARASHASSQNEGIYGKYNVGASHTFKEARKPNPDEKKDYQVIKSLINKDVKELKKIIEKTIENKTNANSDKYYGRLRKKFLRIYTEKQPRMFYKKGQESQELDVAFQLLVDCSGSMYNKMEETKKSVVLFHEALKSLKIPHAISGFWEDASSATPESKPNVIHEVVTYKNSTLPNVGPEIMQLREEEDNRDGYIIRIVSEKLAKRQEKHKFLLVFTDGEPSALDYQQDGILDTHEAVKLARKSGMEVIGIFIEEGEAKEATYQLMKNIYNHHFLVANHAEDLRLKIKPLLKKLLLKTIE from the coding sequence ATGAGACAAATTTTTAGTGACAAAAAAATTGATGCGTCGCTGTTTCTACAAATGGAAAACTTAATGTATGCCCTTCTAAAAGAAGAAGATGCCTACCTTGAGTACGGCTATAAAGCATACTACGACGAAATAGAAAAAAAGGTTGTCATTAGTCACTTTTGGGATGATCGAAAAGAAGAAGATACAGTAATCGGATTAAAAAGCGAAGTGTTTTTAAAAGCACTTGGTAATAAACATTACTCGGACATGACTTTAATTCGCTCTTATGCAATTGAATTACAAGAATCTCCTCTTAAAAAGTTTTTAACACAATTATTTGTTCTATTAGAAGATTTACGTGTCGAAGAAATCGTGAAAAGCTTACGTCCTGGCACAAAGCATATTTTTAAGCGCCGCAAAGAAATGTATCGTAATTACTTCAGCTCACAAAATGAAATGAATCGTGTTCGTAATTACCACGGAGATCGTCTATTTTGCCTATGCTATCTTTCATTAACGAGTGATAAATATGAAATGTTTAATAATGAATATTTCGAGCAAACGGAAGCGATTTTACATGAGGCATTCCAAGCACGTAATACGGAAGATGTTATGTATATCGTTGAAAAGATTCGCTATCGTTTAGAAGGATTTCTTGAAAATGATATGCTCAACAACTACTTCGGACATGCACCACTCTATTTATCTGTCATTGCAGAAGAAAAAGATGGCCGTGTAGAAGATTTAGCGAATGATGATACTCAAATCGTAGATGACGATAATAAAAATAAAATAAATGAAAGTTTCTCCACATGGCATCGTGAAAATAAAAATAACGAAAACGAGAACTTTTTACGCTTTGAATTAGAAAGCGGAACAAAAACAAACATGATGGGTGATACTGCTCGTGAATCAGAAGATGGCGATCAAGCACTCGGTTCTGTACAAGGTACTTCTCAAAAAAGTACGCAATCCAACTTTGATGGGGCTGATACAGAAGAAGCACGGGCTTCTCATGCTTCAAGTCAAAATGAAGGCATATACGGTAAATATAACGTCGGTGCCTCTCATACATTTAAAGAAGCACGTAAGCCAAATCCTGATGAGAAAAAGGACTATCAAGTCATTAAATCACTCATTAACAAAGATGTAAAAGAGTTAAAGAAAATCATTGAGAAGACGATTGAAAATAAAACAAACGCAAATAGTGATAAATATTACGGAAGACTTCGTAAGAAATTTCTTCGTATTTATACAGAAAAACAACCTCGCATGTTTTATAAAAAGGGACAAGAATCTCAAGAACTTGACGTTGCATTCCAACTATTAGTTGACTGTTCTGGCTCTATGTATAACAAAATGGAAGAAACGAAAAAGAGTGTCGTACTATTCCACGAGGCATTAAAATCATTAAAAATCCCACATGCGATTAGCGGATTTTGGGAAGATGCTTCTAGTGCTACACCTGAGAGCAAACCGAACGTCATTCATGAAGTTGTAACGTACAAGAACTCAACATTACCAAACGTTGGTCCAGAAATTATGCAACTTCGTGAAGAAGAAGATAATCGTGACGGTTATATTATTCGTATCGTTTCTGAAAAGCTCGCAAAAAGACAAGAAAAGCATAAATTCTTACTTGTCTTTACAGACGGTGAACCTTCTGCACTAGACTACCAACAAGACGGGATTTTAGACACACACGAAGCCGTTAAACTCGCTCGAAAAAGCGGAATGGAAGTAATCGGCATCTTCATCGAAGAAGGCGAAGCGAAAGAAGCCACGTATCAATTAATGAAAAACATTTATAATCACCACTTCTTAGTTGCGAATCACGCCGAAGATTTACGCCTAAAAATTAAACCACTATTAAAGAAACTATTACTGAAGACAATTGAATAG
- a CDS encoding ATP-binding protein has translation MLEQFHIHADLKQQLAAIHEKNKQKAGENAHLIGTKIYKASDNSIIEDAITALLLGKNILLKGPTGSGKTVLAETLSSLFQKPMHSINCSVDLDVEGILGYNTLQTNDGASEVTFVDGPLMKAMKNGHFLYIDEINMAKPETLPLLHGALDYRKMITNPFTQQVVYGDEEYRVIAAINEGYVGTSELNEALKNRFVIIEVPYIQGETLKQLLLAESKLKDTATIEKFVAFASDLMPLARDGRVSEEAASIRGIIDACDLGVYIPVMRAIERSIIAKLNDETEQMTVRELAESYFFEG, from the coding sequence ATGTTAGAACAATTTCATATACATGCTGATTTAAAACAGCAACTTGCAGCAATTCACGAAAAGAATAAGCAAAAAGCTGGTGAAAATGCTCATTTAATCGGTACAAAAATATATAAAGCATCTGATAACAGCATTATTGAAGATGCAATTACAGCTCTGCTACTTGGTAAAAATATTCTATTAAAAGGCCCGACTGGTAGTGGAAAAACTGTACTAGCGGAAACTCTTTCTTCTTTATTCCAAAAGCCAATGCATAGCATTAACTGTTCTGTCGATTTAGATGTAGAAGGTATTTTAGGATACAACACATTACAAACAAACGATGGTGCATCTGAAGTTACATTCGTTGATGGTCCTCTTATGAAAGCAATGAAGAATGGTCATTTCCTATATATTGATGAAATCAACATGGCAAAACCTGAAACATTGCCACTTCTTCACGGTGCATTAGATTACCGTAAAATGATTACGAATCCATTTACGCAACAAGTTGTATACGGCGACGAGGAATACCGTGTAATCGCTGCAATTAACGAAGGTTACGTTGGGACAAGTGAACTAAACGAAGCATTAAAAAACCGCTTTGTTATTATTGAAGTTCCTTACATTCAAGGTGAGACATTAAAACAACTATTATTAGCCGAATCAAAATTAAAAGATACGGCAACAATTGAAAAATTCGTGGCATTTGCAAGTGACCTTATGCCTTTAGCCCGTGATGGTCGTGTAAGTGAAGAAGCAGCAAGTATTCGTGGCATTATCGACGCATGTGATTTAGGCGTATATATTCCTGTTATGCGCGCTATTGAGCGAAGCATTATCGCGAAATTAAATGATGAAACCGAACAAATGACTGTCCGTGAACTAGCAGAAAGTTATTTCTTTGAGGGATAA
- a CDS encoding amino acid permease yields the protein METKKWGLWILTAFVIGNMVGGGVFMLPANLAQVSGPMGSTLAWSITGLGVFMIALVFGNLAIRKPELKAGPQSYAQAMFTSKKAGKVAGYSMAWGYWAANWAATASVIISFAGYLSTFFPVLQSKQILFSTNGFSLELGKALTFIVCSMMLWGIQYILSQNIDRAGNMNLLATIAKIIGFTMFIVITLFIFNASNFGDGQTFMNEAGQSISLGGQVNSAAIATLWAFIGIESAVMLSNRAKSQRDVKKATIFGLIIALLIYMAITLLTMGALPQDVLKESQKPLVDALNLAIGNKGAYIMALLALVSLFGSTVGWIVVSSEVPYQAAKNGLFPKFFGKTNKKGSPSKSLFITNVMTQIFLFSTISGTVSEAYSFAIVVATLAYLIPYLVSTLYQFKLVITGETYDITPGSRIKDGIITVLAFLYSIWVIKTGTADLKTFFLGIGLFVLGLILYPILMRNSSAPTSNKKAS from the coding sequence ATGGAAACGAAAAAATGGGGATTATGGATTTTAACAGCTTTTGTTATTGGGAATATGGTTGGAGGCGGTGTGTTTATGCTTCCAGCAAATTTAGCACAAGTATCAGGTCCAATGGGCTCTACACTTGCATGGAGTATTACAGGACTTGGCGTATTTATGATTGCACTCGTATTTGGAAATTTAGCAATTCGCAAACCAGAATTAAAAGCAGGACCACAAAGTTACGCCCAAGCAATGTTTACCTCCAAAAAGGCAGGTAAAGTTGCGGGATATAGTATGGCTTGGGGATATTGGGCTGCTAACTGGGCTGCTACAGCATCTGTTATCATTTCCTTTGCCGGATATTTATCAACATTCTTCCCAGTTTTACAAAGTAAGCAAATTCTCTTTTCAACAAACGGATTTTCATTAGAACTTGGAAAAGCTTTAACCTTCATAGTATGTAGCATGATGTTATGGGGAATTCAATACATTCTATCTCAAAATATTGATAGAGCAGGAAACATGAATCTTCTTGCAACAATTGCAAAGATTATCGGATTTACAATGTTTATCGTCATTACATTATTTATTTTTAACGCCTCTAATTTCGGAGACGGTCAAACATTTATGAATGAGGCTGGCCAATCCATTTCATTAGGCGGGCAAGTAAATTCAGCTGCTATCGCAACACTTTGGGCATTTATCGGCATTGAATCGGCAGTTATGCTTTCTAACCGTGCAAAGTCTCAACGTGATGTGAAGAAAGCAACAATTTTCGGTTTAATTATCGCTCTTCTTATTTACATGGCAATTACTTTACTTACAATGGGTGCCCTTCCGCAAGATGTTTTAAAAGAGTCTCAAAAACCATTAGTAGATGCACTCAATTTAGCAATTGGTAATAAAGGTGCCTACATCATGGCATTACTTGCACTTGTATCTTTATTTGGCTCTACTGTAGGTTGGATTGTCGTTAGCTCAGAAGTACCTTACCAAGCTGCAAAAAATGGACTTTTCCCTAAGTTTTTCGGAAAAACAAATAAAAAAGGAAGTCCTTCAAAATCATTATTTATTACAAACGTGATGACGCAAATTTTCTTATTTTCAACGATTTCTGGCACTGTTTCCGAAGCGTACAGCTTCGCCATTGTTGTAGCAACATTAGCTTATTTAATCCCGTATCTTGTTTCTACCCTATATCAATTTAAATTAGTTATTACAGGAGAAACATACGATATAACACCAGGATCTCGAATTAAAGATGGAATTATTACCGTGCTAGCATTCCTATATTCCATTTGGGTTATTAAAACAGGGACTGCTGATTTAAAAACGTTCTTCTTAGGAATTGGATTGTTTGTATTAGGCCTTATTCTCTATCCAATTTTAATGCGAAACTCATCAGCACCTACATCAAATAAAAAAGCAAGCTAG
- a CDS encoding NUDIX hydrolase, translating into MQRVDVVYAFIYDKEKDKVLMVHNVAQNVWSLPGGAVEKGETLEKAVVREVKEETGLIAEAGGLVAINEKFFAEQGNHALFFTFRANVVTGELCAEDEEEISAIEWVDRKTVNERFPYYDGGIESLLEVSIPYKFQPETK; encoded by the coding sequence ATGCAAAGAGTAGATGTTGTTTATGCATTCATATACGATAAGGAGAAAGACAAAGTATTAATGGTACATAATGTAGCACAAAATGTTTGGTCATTACCAGGTGGTGCTGTTGAAAAAGGAGAAACGCTAGAGAAAGCAGTAGTTAGAGAAGTGAAAGAAGAGACAGGATTAATTGCTGAGGCAGGGGGACTTGTTGCGATTAATGAGAAATTTTTTGCGGAGCAAGGTAACCACGCACTATTTTTTACATTCCGAGCAAATGTAGTAACAGGAGAACTTTGTGCAGAGGATGAAGAAGAAATTTCAGCAATAGAGTGGGTTGATCGAAAAACGGTAAATGAGCGCTTCCCATATTATGATGGAGGCATCGAATCATTATTAGAAGTCTCCATTCCATACAAATTCCAACCAGAAACAAAGTAA
- the treR gene encoding trehalose operon repressor produces MTSKYEQIYTEISDSIDNRQLKEGCKIPSETELMKQYEASRGTVRKAVDLLQERGYVQKIHGKGVFVLKRKNIEFNFGGIVSFQEENERLGRHCITDVVEMEKIEATKEIAKLLNVKVKSEVDHIKRIRNIDGEKVILDVNYFVSEHIPGLTREIATKSIYKYIEKELGLHISYSQRVIEVQPCTYDDQKYLDLNGTDYVVVVKNFTHLYDGSQFEYTESRHRLDIFHFSDVARRK; encoded by the coding sequence ATGACGAGTAAGTATGAACAAATTTATACGGAGATTAGCGATTCTATTGATAATCGTCAATTAAAAGAAGGATGTAAAATTCCATCTGAAACAGAGTTAATGAAGCAGTACGAGGCGAGCCGCGGGACGGTAAGAAAGGCTGTAGACTTATTGCAAGAACGCGGATATGTTCAAAAAATACACGGTAAAGGTGTTTTTGTTTTAAAACGAAAAAATATTGAATTTAATTTTGGTGGTATCGTAAGTTTTCAAGAAGAAAATGAACGATTAGGGCGTCACTGTATTACAGATGTTGTGGAGATGGAGAAAATTGAAGCAACGAAAGAGATAGCAAAACTACTAAATGTAAAGGTGAAATCAGAAGTAGATCACATTAAACGAATACGAAATATTGACGGAGAAAAGGTGATTTTAGATGTAAACTATTTCGTATCTGAGCATATTCCAGGACTAACAAGAGAGATTGCGACAAAATCGATTTATAAATATATTGAAAAAGAACTAGGATTACATATTAGTTATTCACAGAGGGTAATTGAAGTACAGCCGTGTACATATGATGATCAAAAGTATTTAGATTTGAATGGAACAGACTATGTTGTTGTTGTAAAGAACTTTACGCATTTGTATGATGGAAGTCAATTTGAATATACGGAATCACGCCACCGTTTAGACATTTTTCATTTTTCGGATGTGGCGCGAAGAAAATAA
- a CDS encoding cardiolipin synthase, whose product MKKPIVQLLFVFTLVSIVLFLLDTSVISLYTFVGVVWSITIIGISFVIFIENRSPQSTLAWFLVLALLPVVGVLLYALFGRSRWRRKKHLHRSEEQRKLFREILEGRRLDLSFTSSLNERSTHLTEVVQKFGGGPVANATTTKLLTNGDQTFTEILQAIEHAKHHIHIQYYIYKADEIGTKVRDALIEKAKSGVIVRFLYDGLGSNTLRRRFLQPMKEAGIEIVEFDPIFSAWLLETVNYRNHRKIVIVDGEIGFTGGLNVGDEYLGRSKKFPIWRDSHLKIEGKALYKLQAIFLEDWLYASSGLNNYSWDEFMNRKYFPGKEIPEAEGAVQIVSSGPSSDDTSIRNTLLAVIGSAKKSIWIATPYFIPDQETLTLLRLSAISGIDVRILYPGKSDSIISDQASQSYFTPLLKAGASIYSYKDGFMHAKIVLVDDKIATIGTANMDVRSFELNYEIISVLYESKTVLDIKKDFEEDFKHSTEIRWKSFQKRSIKKRILESLMRLISPLL is encoded by the coding sequence ATGAAGAAGCCTATCGTTCAATTATTATTTGTATTTACACTTGTATCTATCGTTCTCTTTCTTTTAGATACATCGGTTATTTCGCTATATACTTTTGTCGGTGTAGTATGGTCTATTACAATTATAGGAATTTCTTTCGTTATTTTTATCGAAAACCGTTCTCCTCAAAGCACCTTAGCATGGTTTTTAGTATTAGCGCTTCTTCCGGTTGTCGGTGTGCTTTTATACGCCCTTTTCGGGCGAAGCCGTTGGAGAAGAAAAAAACATTTACATCGTTCAGAAGAGCAAAGAAAATTATTCCGTGAAATTTTAGAAGGAAGACGTCTAGATTTATCTTTTACCTCCTCATTAAATGAACGTTCTACACATTTAACAGAGGTGGTCCAAAAGTTTGGAGGCGGTCCTGTAGCAAATGCAACCACTACAAAACTTTTAACAAATGGAGATCAAACATTTACAGAGATTTTGCAAGCTATTGAACATGCAAAACACCATATACATATTCAATACTATATTTATAAAGCCGATGAGATTGGTACAAAGGTTCGAGATGCTTTAATAGAAAAAGCAAAGTCTGGTGTAATTGTGCGTTTTCTTTATGATGGACTTGGAAGTAACACTTTAAGAAGACGATTTTTACAGCCTATGAAAGAAGCTGGAATTGAAATTGTAGAATTTGATCCTATCTTTTCAGCTTGGCTACTTGAAACAGTCAATTATCGTAACCATCGTAAAATTGTCATTGTAGATGGAGAAATTGGTTTTACTGGGGGACTCAACGTTGGTGATGAATATCTTGGCCGTTCAAAAAAATTCCCCATTTGGCGTGATAGTCATTTAAAAATAGAAGGAAAAGCATTATATAAATTACAAGCAATCTTTCTAGAAGATTGGCTTTACGCATCGAGTGGTTTAAATAACTATTCTTGGGATGAATTTATGAATAGAAAATACTTTCCAGGTAAAGAAATTCCGGAAGCAGAAGGTGCTGTTCAAATTGTATCAAGTGGACCGAGCTCAGATGATACAAGTATTCGCAATACTTTACTAGCTGTTATTGGATCTGCCAAAAAATCAATTTGGATTGCTACACCTTACTTTATTCCAGACCAAGAAACATTAACATTATTACGTTTAAGTGCAATATCTGGAATAGATGTACGAATTTTATATCCAGGTAAGAGTGATAGCATCATTAGCGACCAGGCATCTCAATCATACTTTACCCCACTTCTAAAAGCTGGTGCTTCCATTTACAGTTATAAAGATGGCTTTATGCACGCAAAAATTGTACTTGTTGATGATAAGATTGCAACAATTGGAACAGCAAATATGGATGTACGTAGCTTTGAATTAAATTACGAAATTATTAGCGTACTTTATGAATCAAAGACCGTTCTTGATATTAAAAAAGATTTTGAAGAAGATTTTAAACACTCCACTGAAATTAGATGGAAATCATTTCAAAAAAGAAGTATTAAAAAACGAATATTGGAGTCTCTTATGCGACTCATTTCCCCTTTACTATAA
- a CDS encoding glycine C-acetyltransferase — translation MSSKTLANFLEENLEDLKSKGLYNVIDPLESPNGPIITIGGKEYINLSSNNYLGLATDNRLQEAAIGAIHKYGVGAGAVRTINGTLDLHIKLEETIAKFKHTEAAIAYQSGFNCNMAAISAVMDKNDAILSDELNHASIIDGSRLSKAKIIVYKHSDMEDLRKKAIEAKESGLYNKLMVITDGVFSMDGDVAKLPEIVEIAEELDLMTYVDDAHGSGVLGKGAGTVKHFGLSDKVDFQIGTLSKAIGVIGGYVAGKQNLIDWLKVRSRPFLFSTALTPADAAACMKSIEILMESTELHDRLWENGRYLKQGLKELGFNIGESETPITPCIIGDEVLTQEFSKRLNEEGVYAKSIVFPTVAKGTGRVRNMPTAAHTKEMLDEAIRTYEKVGKEMGII, via the coding sequence ATGTCTAGTAAAACACTTGCAAACTTTTTAGAAGAAAATTTAGAGGATTTAAAATCAAAGGGGCTTTATAACGTAATTGATCCGCTTGAAAGTCCAAATGGACCGATTATTACAATTGGCGGAAAAGAATATATTAACTTGTCTTCAAATAACTATCTTGGATTAGCGACTGATAATCGCTTACAAGAAGCAGCAATTGGTGCGATTCATAAGTACGGTGTTGGAGCAGGGGCTGTTCGTACAATTAACGGTACTTTAGATTTGCATATTAAATTGGAAGAAACAATTGCAAAGTTTAAACATACAGAAGCAGCAATTGCTTATCAATCTGGATTTAATTGTAATATGGCAGCGATTTCAGCTGTTATGGATAAAAATGATGCAATTCTTTCCGATGAATTGAACCATGCATCTATCATCGATGGTAGTCGTCTATCAAAAGCGAAAATCATCGTGTATAAGCATTCTGATATGGAAGATTTACGAAAAAAAGCAATCGAGGCAAAAGAATCGGGTCTTTACAATAAATTAATGGTTATTACAGATGGTGTTTTCTCAATGGATGGAGATGTTGCAAAACTACCAGAAATCGTTGAGATTGCAGAAGAGTTAGATTTAATGACATATGTAGATGATGCACACGGTTCAGGCGTACTTGGAAAAGGAGCAGGAACTGTAAAACATTTTGGTCTTTCTGATAAAGTTGATTTCCAAATTGGTACATTATCAAAAGCAATTGGGGTAATTGGCGGATATGTAGCAGGGAAGCAAAACTTAATTGATTGGTTAAAAGTGCGTTCACGTCCATTCTTATTCTCTACAGCTTTAACGCCAGCGGATGCAGCGGCTTGTATGAAATCTATTGAGATTTTAATGGAAAGCACTGAATTACATGATCGTCTATGGGAAAATGGTCGCTATTTAAAACAAGGCTTAAAAGAACTTGGCTTTAATATTGGAGAAAGTGAAACACCAATTACACCATGCATTATCGGTGACGAAGTGTTAACACAAGAATTTAGTAAACGTTTAAATGAAGAGGGCGTATACGCGAAATCAATTGTGTTCCCAACTGTAGCAAAAGGAACAGGTCGTGTTCGTAATATGCCAACAGCAGCTCATACGAAGGAAATGCTAGATGAAGCGATTCGTACGTATGAAAAAGTAGGAAAAGAAATGGGAATTATTTAA
- a CDS encoding class I SAM-dependent DNA methyltransferase codes for MAFTESDVYNNKPFFDQYMKRRYRKDSPNEALEKPVFFQLIGDVKEKQILDLGCGDAKFGVELVEKNCSSYTGIEGSQLMYEQAIKQLENKNGTVHFINLKDYTYPPSTFDLVTSRLALHYIEHLDIIFQNVYQTLKTNGTFTFSVQHPVITSSFESLQTSGKRTSWLVDDYFKTGKRVEPWIDQEVIKYHRTTEQYFTLLQKAGFTITNLKEATPNQNCFQSEEEYERRLRIPLFLLFSCKK; via the coding sequence ATGGCATTTACAGAATCTGATGTATATAACAATAAACCTTTTTTTGATCAATATATGAAGCGAAGATATAGAAAAGATAGCCCAAATGAAGCACTTGAAAAGCCAGTATTCTTTCAGCTCATTGGTGATGTAAAGGAAAAACAAATTCTCGATTTAGGTTGTGGTGATGCTAAGTTTGGTGTGGAATTAGTAGAAAAAAACTGTAGCTCTTACACTGGTATTGAAGGCTCTCAACTTATGTATGAACAAGCTATAAAGCAACTAGAAAATAAAAATGGTACTGTTCATTTTATAAACCTCAAAGACTATACATACCCTCCTTCTACTTTCGATTTAGTTACATCTAGACTCGCCTTACATTATATTGAACATCTTGATATTATTTTTCAAAATGTGTACCAAACTTTAAAAACAAATGGAACTTTTACCTTTAGCGTTCAACATCCCGTTATTACATCTTCATTTGAAAGCTTGCAAACAAGTGGCAAGAGAACGAGTTGGCTCGTCGATGATTACTTCAAGACAGGAAAACGGGTTGAACCATGGATTGATCAAGAAGTTATTAAATATCATCGTACAACTGAACAATATTTTACGTTATTACAAAAAGCAGGATTTACAATTACAAACTTAAAAGAGGCTACACCAAATCAAAACTGTTTTCAGAGTGAAGAAGAATATGAACGTCGCTTGCGTATTCCACTCTTTCTTTTATTTTCTTGCAAAAAATAA